tctttgatggggaggCAAGTCATTCACAAAATACCCGCATAGCACATGCTTCCTCAAAGAATAAACTCTCTACTGCTAGTTACCACTAATAAAATATATGTATTGCTACTTCAAACTAAAGATTTAGATAAGAAGTATGTGTTTCTGACGTACATGCCATCATGTTTTCCTACTGGTTCATCAAACTGAACTCCAACCCAAAACCCAGGTGCCAGTGTTTCTGCCTGACCAACAAATTTGACTGTGCCTCTTCTCTCTCCAGGGTCCACTTCACATCTGTCCCCTATCTGCTTTCACAAAGAAAACAAAACCGTGGTCAAACAAATTAACAATAACACTAAATTATTACTCTTCAATGACAGAAAAAGTTTACATAAAAAAGTGCGGAGAAGAACACAACTCCTGCATCATCACTGGAAAAAAAAAGCGAGGGAAGAATTACTTTAAGGGTAGGTTCAAAAGACAATTGGTTGTTGCTCTCTGTAAACCATAACAGAACCACAAGTCCAATATAGTTAGCACAAGAATAAGGCCAGAATTGatatatcaatcatttggaaattTGAAACCAAATTAGTATCCTTTTCTTCTACAAATAGTTTGTAACAGGTAGTAACACAAATAAACATATTAACAACCCATTATCAAGTATCAGCAACGACAACTAAGAAATGAAAAGTAAAACTTACTTCAGATTATGTATCTTTGACTTACTTACAAGTCAAACTATCAATGATCCATTCAGACAACAAAACTAATTTACAATAACTAGCTAATTCATGCTAAGTTGAACCTttgtttttctatttatttgtttATCTTTTCTAATTGAGGTTCGAGGAGCTTTTAGTCGCAGGAAGATACATTGTCTGAAATTGTTTAAAAGGACATCTGGATACAAGGAAATTTCTTTGGGTACTATAGTTTAGTCAAGTATTTGGTTTTGTATATTGCATCTTCTATGGCAATCAGCACACAAACTCTCTGCCAAGAAATTGTGTATAAATAAATGTGCATAACAAGTAATCCTCAATTACTGTGTAATTAAAAGGCTCGCCGTTAGAAAACTGAATTATGGTCAAGAATGTATTTACTACTTTAATATGAATATGCAATAGACATATTAAGTTGGAAAGAGAACTGCAATAAAGAAGGAGATCAACTAACCTTGATTTTTGCACAAAGATCTTCTGTGTAGTTGTCAGATATCTGTTTGACAAACCCAAGTGGGAAATGAATAAAAGACCTAGAGTCACAAAATATAGAGACCGTGACACGAAATTAAAAAGTAAATAGTTCAGCGATTGGAATTATCTAGTGCCAAAACGCTCTTCTTAAAAGAAGCAGCAAGGCGAGGAACTAGCTATATTTTAGTGACAATGAACTACTTAAATGGCAGTAGTTTGAAAACTGCCTGAGATTGCCCTTCCAAACATTCACTCTAGATGGCTCTATATTTGGTATGACACGAAAAACTTACCCTTCATTCAACAAAGAATGAAACAGAGAAAGAAGGGATTGAATCCTTCCTCCTCTTTTTTCCTGAAGAGGTGGGTAACAGGGCTGGATATCCGGGAGAGAAAGGGTGAATTGGTGGAAGGGTTGTAAGGCTAGAACTTGCCAAGTGAAAGTGGTTGCTCTGAGGATGGGAGCAAGGACACTAAATATGCTGGGAAAAGGGAAAAGGGGGTGAACAAGTTAAAATTGGAGCGGTCGGGTTAACGGTTAACCAGCTAACATCTAAAATATAGCCCATTCTTTAAGATCCTAAGCAGTAAGCAATGACATAGTAAATTAGAGGGGACAATGTTGTGTTAAATTTGAGCAAAAGTCTAAGAAATTTACTTTCAAGCTTTTATAAACACTTGAATATTAGTAGAAAAACTTACTTTAGATTCTTGACCTGGCGGTTGCTTAAGCGGCAGTGTTTCCTTGAATTTTCTGAAAGTACCTAGAAAGTCACAACAACCTTGTCAACTCTAGGACCCATCACAATAGCTTCATGACATCACCAGGCAAATCATTAAGTTTCAACAGTTACGGCTTAACTTTGTTGAATGACTACAATTTAAGATATTTGCTATTAGGTGATGCCGGCCCCAGTGAAGGTTGCGCTGCCTAGCTGGGCATCTAGACGAAGGAAGAATATACATAGGACACCATACATTACCCTGGTATCCATCATGTGGGTAAATAACAGAGCTACATTTGAGGCATTCTCAGTTAGTTGCTGGTACACTGTGCACCCATGGAATCCATGTTTGtttagaagattgggtgtaattTGTAGAAACTACATTATTGTGTAGGTTCTCTACTTGTTAGAATACGATTTATATACGGGAGTATTTCCACATTAATAGATTTTTTTACTTCATCAAAACAAATACATTTGCTAGCATATGGCAGCATTTGTTTCCTCCAATGAAAATTGCGTTAATTAAAGACTAAAAATTTACTGTAGGGAATCGCAAAATTGCTACTGGCTGTACTTTCTCTTTCATATAAGAAAAGGATACAATCTCGCGGCTACTAACTTTGCATATAAAAAAAGACTGAACATGTGTCCATTTCTCTAAGTGAATCTTTTAACTGTGGCATGATAGACAGCTCTTTATGTAATAGATACGCATAAGCTTGTCTATTTTACCATCAAAAGACCTCAGAAAAGAACGTCCAAGTTTAAATCAAGTTACTTGTCGTTATGGTTTATCCAAAGATATCTAGGTCAGTGCACCAAAGGGTGTGACCTAGCAGTCAATGAGGCTGGAACTGACCATGGAAGATCAGGGTCCAAATTCCAGCATAATAAAAACCGCGGAGTATTCTTTTCTGTCTAAGCCTTGGTAGATACAATTACCTGCTACTTTCGCTGGTGAAAGGTAGCAATATACAATGGATCAATTGAGATGCCGGCAAATTGGACCCAACACCAccatttaaagaaaaaaaaatccagtAAAAAGGTGGAGATATCCTTCTTTTGTTCTTTTTTCTTAAAGTACTTTTATGTAATTGTCTGGTTAAATACATTGTTTTCCTTCACTAAAGGAGATAAATTACTTGACCTTTCAATTAAGCTTTAAAGATATCTTTATTCTATCGCTGTTTATTTTCTTACTTTTGCCCAACAACCAAATATAAGGCCATTAGCCCTATGAACATTGTTTTAAGACCTATATAAGACCATGGAACTAGGCTCAAAATTCTGTCCCTTGTTACTCCTCCACTTTGATTATCAtccttcaatttttttattttttttgaagttCATTTAATTCAACATGTAATTATGGAGAGGAGATGACAGAGAAGAGCATCAgtaaggagaaaaggtaagatgaGACTGGAAGAAACAAGAGCCGGAAAAGCAGAGTAGGGAAATGAAAATCAAAGTCTTGTACATAGAATagtagaagaagaaaaagagggaTGTCTTCCTCTTTTTTAACTTATATCTAAAAAATGTCAGCCACCCATCCTATCCCCTAATTGAAAGGTGCACAGACTGATGAATGGATAAAAGTGCTGCCAAATTTAACTTCAGGAACCATGCAGTTGGATATTTAAGACATAAGTCAACAAGTCAAAAATGACAAGAAAAGTATCTTTTGTCGATTAAGAGTGTGATTAATTAGATAAAACTTTGCATCCTAGCCTAATGGCAAAACAAAAGATGTCTGATTGGATAAAAAATGTTGCTATAATATCTATAATCCATTGTACTATGTAGTTCCTCCCTGGTTAAACCATAATAGGTAACTTCTTAAGTAAAATTAAGATGTTCACAGTGACTTATGTCTGAAATTGAAGGGAAACCACTTATCTAAAGAGTATTAGTGTTCTACCTCATCTTAGGACCACAAGGGCAGGGAACTGAAGCAACTTGGGGAAGATCCATTCTTTTCCCAAGGCTCTGCTTCTCACagaattatttttcaaatattagGTCGAAACACAATTACCCTCTAATGGGACTTCTGGGACGAGTCAAAACACATTGTCCACTAACAGACCCCAATTGCCAGGGAACAAACTGAGGAGTAAATTGACCTAAAGAGGTATTGCATCCGAGTCAAGGAGAAATCAAATTAGAAAAGGCATTATTATAACAAATATACCAAGTGAAAGTCGTCAACATTTACCACCAAGTTTCCCATAAGCCTCGTCAGAGATCGTATACTTCTCCACAAGTGATGTGTCCTCGAGCCAACCTCCAGAAGTCACCGACGATGGATCAAGATCAATGACATGCAGGCGAAAACTGCAAAGACTGACTGGTTAATTCAAAAGTATATGTCCATATTAGTTCAAGTTCTTTCTGCACAAAATGCCGACAGGATATGATTCCAATAGCTACTACAAAGAGTTGGTTATCTAGAAAAGGATAATCATAATAAAATAGGTCCTCAACCAAAAAAGTTTGACTAACCCATCCAGTGGGGAATAAAAACCAAGTGGTCTCGCATTATCACTGAGGACTGAGATTTTAGCACCAGTTTCATCATAGAGCTCTAGGGACATCGAATTGACCGATGTACCACACTTTTTCCAGAGCTTCTCTTTCACGGCTTCCACTGTCATCTGAAAACAAAGAGAAATTGGACTGTAATGCACACAACTGCtaaaacaacttttttttttcctcaacgAAACACATTCAAAATGAATTAAGCAGCAAAATTGATGATGGACTTTTCAATCATTATTTTTATTAGATCAAAGACGAGCCATTTCGAAGTCTAAGTAATAACAACTCATCGAGAAGTCGAGAACAATTGTAAAGCCGATCATATGTCTTTGCAAGTTTGTAATTTAAGTTGTAATTAAAATTTCGGTCTAATTTATGACTATGATTCTTGGTGTAAGAATGACTTTGGGGTTTAAAAATAATAACAGTTCATGAGCCTGGTTAGTAGTGGAATATGAGAACATAATATGTTTATAGCTTGTTTTAAGATGGTAGGGAAGTGTCGTCTCTATTATGGTTTTTGAGACAATGCTGCTAGTGTCATACATATACTTGCAATAAGGAAGTAGTAATTAATGTATGAGAATAACAGCAGGAACAATTGCATTGAGATGAACCTGAAGAGAAAAACGGATTTCAGGCGAAAAGGTCTTCATATTGGAGTGAGTGGCCCGTAAAAGTACGGATTCATCTCCTTGAAACTGCAACCCAGATGCCATTATCCTTCTAACTCAGCCCTGGAATCAGAGCAAAACTCACAGTAGGTTGAAACTCAGATCGAAGAAAGACAATAAAAAGTACAACCCCCAGCCCTAATCATCATAAGTAGTAATTCTGAATGTTACCTTAAAGCCGCCGTTAGAATGAGGATTTTAGTACTCTCCACAGACCACAGCACCCAAAGACAGAGAGAGATAGAGATCGCAGTATCGCACTACAGGTCTGTAGAGAGAGAAAAATCAGAGTGCTCGAATttgaattttcctttttctttttcgagGGACTCTCACAGCTCGGTGTGGCTTACCTTTTACGACAAAAACGTTTGAAGTTGGATGCGCTTGTAGTGCTCGAAATGTTGCATCAGGGTTGGGCCTGTACCTGCTTCCCACGCCTAGGACTGGGAGACatgtagggctgggcataaacaTCGAAAATTGAAAAATTAGATTGAATTGAATTAATtcagtttttcggttcggttttggttTTTTTATAACAAATTTGGTGTTTCGGCTCGGTGTTCGGTTCCGGGTCAACGGTTCTTCAGTATTTCGGTTTAaccgaagttttttttttttttttttaagatttactacatgaatataatttttttgggggaaaaaaacataagtagataataatattataatatttaCATACTCTTAACAACTAAATGTTATTAAACATTACATGGCAGGTTAAGTGTTTTGTAGTAAATCAAATTGCTATATATAAGGAAACCCTTCAGACGTGAATAACTCCAATACCTATTTGTTGTTCATAGTATAACTACTTTTATACAATTTCATACTTCCTCCTTATTCTGCAAGATTTTTTTCCAGCATTTTTTTCTTACCTTCTCTACTTcctccttattctcaacttctttcactattccataaaaaataaaatctcaGTTTTCATTTAACACTATAGGATATTGAACACAAGTATAATAATAATTTGAGTGttgatttttattatatatagcaTAATAAAAATGTTATACATAgaataatattcatataatttattTCACCTATTATAATAAATTAGATATAACTCACATAATTTGATTATACactatataaaattttatataccTCGTATGATTTTATTATACGTTGTATAATacattatattttgtatatagaAGATATTATCTTGTATGTGTGGATGATCACTATAGTTGGATTCtaaagtcatcaaaccttcaaaCATTTAGTCTAGCGTAAACCTCTGTAACTCGAAGCAATCAAGAAGGAAAAATGGAAATAAATGGAGAGATGTGTAATTGCTAAAAAAGCCGAATTAGAAAAATCGAaacgaaccgaaccgaacttcaaaaaaccgaaccgaaccgaactaattcggtgcggtgttcggtgtccactttcaaaaaaccgaaaccgaaaaaacgaaccgaactttgaaaaaatcgaacgcccacccctagacACAAGTCCACAACTAAAGAAATCCTTTCTTATTCATGGGTTCTTTTTGTGTCATCAATTTTTTGAATTTGCAATTTTCGTCCttttattcttaaaaaaaaaaattaaatccaaccattttttgaaggaaaaaagaagaagaagaagaagcaaagcAACTAATAATTCTCCTAAAATCAACGTAAAAACCATATTACTTTTAGTTCTTAAAAGAAAAGTTGTGCGTTAaattagctttaaaaaaaaaaacaataatgaTAGTATACAGTACACAGTTTTAATCAGAGGTTTAGAAAAGGTGTTGTGTACGCAGTCTTACCCCTAGGCTCGTTGTCTCCCATAGACCCTCGATATGTCTGGAATATTAGTGTAATTAAAATCACTTTTTATATTTAGCAagtatttggtttgattttttagCAATCAAATTATGGTTTCTTTAATCCAAAGATAGGGTTGTCAATAGGTCATGATTTTATTTCTGTCATATCACTTTTTTTTGTAGAGAAATATTTTTTGCATTGTTATGGTGGAAGAAATGATGGTTATTTTTCGTGATAGGTATGGTGGTATTTTTGTGATGTGTGGTGGTGGAATAGTTATATGTTGGACATATGCGGGTGTATGTACGTTGTATGTCCAATGTACTGGACATAGAATGACATACAAACTAACATACGAAATACATACAACTACATACTTATATGTTTTATGTATGTCATTTGTATGTTTTTATCGGATATATACAATAACGCAATTGTATGTTATGTGTATGTCGGATGTATTTTTGTAcgtgtttgtatatatatatatatgattaggACATAATTTTACATCCTTATCCAAAGACAATGTGACTCAAACACAGAAGAAAAATGCAATAAAAAGTGACTCAACTTTCAGTTGTTATTCATCTGAATTTCACTACTGTTATCCATAATTTCTTAAATATGAGAATCAACTTATGTCATGTAATTTTGTTAATAATGATCAAATAGAAATATTTTTATCATAAGAATAAACATAAATACTATAATCTACCAATATATTGAGCAAATAATAGTTGTTATATTAAGTGACATTGAACTATCAATAATGCTTTTTTTTTAGACAATTGATCaacttttgatgtgtttagaATGAAggaaagtatttttttaaaaaattaggtCTCTTTCCAATGTTTGGTTTTTATGAATATTTCGTAAGAAAAATGTTTTATATTTAAATGACAAAAATGATTTCTCTTATTTTCTGTCATAAGTTATTTTTCATCAtaatttattttgttcattttgatattttgttgtcTTTTTTTCTCCGTATATTCGTGCATTAATTACATTTCTTTTTTAGTGAAGTGTCTATGAGAAACAACCTCTCTGTGTTGCAAAGGTAGAGATAAGTTTTGCTAACATCTTACACTCCCCGACCTCAAGTGTTAACTTTATATCATAGCTCAAATTAACACTAAAAAACTGTGATTAATTTATAATACTAAACGGTTTCATCGAAGACTATTCAATTTGCTATATTAGTGCAatctttaatttatttatttatttttgaaaaaaaagaagCTATTTTCCAGAAAATATTTACCAAATGCAGTCCTCTTGGTACCTTGACAAAAAGGGAAGATGTTTAGTGTGTATAGACTTCACAAAGTACGCAATTTGGTTTCCGAATTTAGGAAGAATACAATTACCATGGCAGCTTTCTCAGTAGCTCCTAATACAACAGGTGGCGGCGGTGCAACAAAATCACCATCAACATTGATGAAGAAACCGGCAGTTCTATACCATTACCCATGCCCTGATGGAGTTTTTGCCGCTTTGGCTGCTCACCTTTATTTTTCTTCCCTACACATTACTCCTCTTTACTTCCCTAACACTGTTTACTCTCCTCTCaggtatctctctctctctctctttgtttcTTGCTTTCACTGGCatttattttgtttcttttttttaagtcttttcaattttttgtGTATAGGGTGGAGGACCTTCCTCTAAATGAAATTGATCATGTTTACCTCTTGGATTTTGTGGGTCCATCTGGTTTTGTACACCAACTCAAGTCTAAAGTTGACTTGTAAGTTCTTTTATcttctcagtttttttttttttttttttcaggctTTCACCTTATGGGGTTTATGTTTAATTCATTAATGTTTAGATACTGTGGTAACGAAAAGATAATTGCATTAGAATTCACTTTGATTGGGGAACTTGTACTGTTCAGAGATTCTAGATGCTCTATCTTTCCAGTGACTGTTTGTTGCAAAATGGTAACTGATTTTCACTGTCTCTTTCTATCTTGACACCCTTTCTGTTTTGCACACTCTTACCGTGATTCTTTTAGTTAAAGTTCATATCTTTTTGTGCAAAGATGTTAGTAATTTTGTTTGTGTTCGAGAACTTAATGGAACCAAACGCTTGCGGCTTCTATACtcattgttttttgttttttgtgtgGTTCTATGATCAGTGTTGTTGTATTGGACCATCACAAGACTGCACGAGAGCTGTTGGGTGGAGGGACATCTGTGAGTGAAAATGTGAGTAAAGTGATTGACATGGATAGAAGTGGGGCTACTATTGCTTATGATTATTTCAAGGAGAAGCTCATAACCGGGGACAATAACAAAGCTGCTGACGGTAGTGCACTAAAGATTGGTGAATTTGATAGAGTCAAGAGATTATTCGAATATATAGAGGACAGAGATTTGTGGAGATGGAAACTCCCAGACAGTAAGGCATTCAGCAGCGG
The nucleotide sequence above comes from Lycium barbarum isolate Lr01 chromosome 3, ASM1917538v2, whole genome shotgun sequence. Encoded proteins:
- the LOC132632362 gene encoding tubulin-folding cofactor B; this encodes MASGLQFQGDESVLLRATHSNMKTFSPEIRFSLQMTVEAVKEKLWKKCGTSVNSMSLELYDETGAKISVLSDNARPLGFYSPLDGFRLHVIDLDPSSVTSGGWLEDTSLVEKYTISDEAYGKLGGTFRKFKETLPLKQPPGQESKISDNYTEDLCAKIKIGDRCEVDPGERRGTVKFVGQAETLAPGFWVGVQFDEPVGKHDGMVKGKRYFDCPPLHGAMVRPDKVKIGDYPEKDPFEDEEI
- the LOC132632363 gene encoding uncharacterized protein LOC132632363 isoform X2, producing the protein MFSVYRLHKVRNLVSEFRKNTITMAAFSVAPNTTGGGGATKSPSTLMKKPAVLYHYPCPDGVFAALAAHLYFSSLHITPLYFPNTVYSPLRVEDLPLNEIDHVYLLDFVGPSGFVHQLKSKVDFVVVLDHHKTARELLGGGTSVSENVSKVIDMDRSGATIAYDYFKEKLITGDNNKAADGSALKIGEFDRVKRLFEYIEDRDLWRWKLPDSKAFSSGLDDRNIEYDVNLNSSLFQQLLALDLKSVVEQGKISLSHKQKRLDEVLEQSFEIALGAGAFGCCLAVNADSLPELRSELGNQLAVKSHNMKLS
- the LOC132632363 gene encoding uncharacterized protein LOC132632363 isoform X1, with translation MFSVYRLHKVRNLVSEFRKNTITMAAFSVAPNTTGGGGATKSPSTLMKKPAVLYHYPCPDGVFAALAAHLYFSSLHITPLYFPNTVYSPLRVEDLPLNEIDHVYLLDFVGPSGFVHQLKSKVDFVVVLDHHKTARELLGGGTSVSENVSKVIDMDRSGATIAYDYFKEKLITGDNNKAADGSALKIGEFDRVKRLFEYIEDRDLWRWKLPDSKAFSSGLDDRNIEYDVNLNSSLFQQLLALDLKSVVEQGKISLSHKQKRLDEVLEQSFEIALGAGAFGCCLAVNADSLPELRSELGNQLAVKSHNMKLRGIGAVVYKVPELENDEKLKVSLRSIGDEDTTSISQAFGGGGHRNASSFMLNFSELENWKVSNRTST